The following coding sequences lie in one Micromonospora sp. R77 genomic window:
- a CDS encoding GatB/YqeY domain-containing protein, translating into MSTLKDRLTADMRAALKARDELTTSTLRMALAAVGNAEVAGKAKRELTDDEVLAVLTKEAKKRREAATAFADAGRTEQATKETAEGAVLERYLPKQLSDDELAELVAGALTAGGFTGKAQLGPAMKAAQAAVAGRAEGGRVAAEVRRQLAL; encoded by the coding sequence ATGAGCACGCTGAAGGACCGCCTCACCGCAGACATGCGCGCCGCCCTGAAGGCACGCGACGAGCTGACCACGTCCACCCTGCGGATGGCCCTGGCCGCCGTCGGCAACGCCGAGGTCGCCGGCAAGGCCAAGCGCGAGCTCACCGACGACGAGGTGCTCGCGGTGCTGACCAAGGAGGCGAAGAAGCGGCGGGAGGCCGCGACCGCCTTCGCCGACGCCGGGCGTACCGAGCAGGCCACCAAGGAGACCGCCGAGGGTGCGGTGCTGGAGCGCTACCTGCCGAAGCAGCTCTCCGACGACGAGCTGGCCGAGCTGGTCGCGGGGGCGCTCACCGCGGGCGGCTTCACCGGGAAGGCGCAGCTGGGCCCGGCCATGAAGGCGGCCCAGGCCGCGGTGGCCGGCAGGGCCGAGGGGGGCCGGGTGGCCGCCGAGGTACGCCGGCAACTCGCTCTCTGA
- a CDS encoding metallophosphoesterase codes for MRKRTLFRLAAGTVAAGTATLAYASLIERNMFTLRRYDVPVLPADAEPLRVLHVSDLHMMPNQRRKQDWVASLAALDPDLVVVTGDNMAHPDALPGALRALQPLLDLPGAFVFGSNDYTGPVWKNPFSYFLPDREYTEGAALPYEELRNVLTGAGWADLNNARTALKAGGRLIELLGVDDPHIERDDYAAVAGPANPEADLSVALTHSPEPAVLDRMAADGFDLLLAGHTHGGQVCVPGYGALVTNCGLPRSMARGLHRWPGSDAWLHVSAGLGTHPTAPVRFACPPEASVLTLIPR; via the coding sequence ATGCGAAAGCGCACACTATTCCGGCTCGCCGCCGGGACCGTCGCCGCGGGCACGGCCACCCTGGCATACGCGTCGCTCATCGAACGCAACATGTTCACCCTGCGCCGCTACGACGTGCCGGTGCTGCCGGCCGACGCCGAACCGCTGCGCGTACTGCACGTCTCGGACCTGCACATGATGCCGAACCAGCGGCGCAAGCAGGACTGGGTCGCCTCGCTGGCGGCCCTCGACCCGGACCTGGTGGTCGTCACCGGGGACAACATGGCCCACCCGGACGCCCTACCGGGGGCGCTGCGGGCGTTGCAACCACTGCTGGACCTTCCCGGTGCCTTCGTCTTCGGCTCGAACGACTACACCGGGCCGGTCTGGAAGAACCCGTTCAGCTACTTCCTGCCCGACCGGGAGTACACCGAGGGCGCGGCACTGCCGTACGAGGAACTGCGGAACGTCCTCACCGGCGCCGGCTGGGCGGACCTGAACAATGCCCGGACCGCGCTGAAGGCTGGCGGCCGACTGATCGAACTGCTCGGCGTCGACGACCCGCACATCGAGCGGGACGACTACGCCGCCGTCGCCGGGCCGGCCAACCCGGAGGCCGACCTCTCCGTGGCGCTGACCCACTCGCCGGAGCCGGCCGTGCTCGACCGGATGGCCGCCGACGGCTTCGACCTGCTGCTCGCCGGGCACACCCATGGCGGGCAGGTCTGCGTGCCGGGCTACGGCGCGCTGGTCACCAACTGCGGACTGCCCCGGTCCATGGCCCGTGGCCTGCACCGCTGGCCGGGCTCCGACGCCTGGCTGCACGTCTCCGCCGGGCTCGGCACCCACCCCACCGCGCCGGTCCGCTTCGCCTGCCCACCGGAGGCGAGCGTGCTCACCCTCATCCCCCGCTGA